A portion of the Jaculus jaculus isolate mJacJac1 chromosome 5, mJacJac1.mat.Y.cur, whole genome shotgun sequence genome contains these proteins:
- the Sdhb gene encoding succinate dehydrogenase [ubiquinone] iron-sulfur subunit, mitochondrial, producing the protein MAAVVGVSLRRGFPASVLGGVCLQTCRGAQTAAATTPRIKKFAIYRWDPDKAGDKPRMQTYEIDLNKCGPMVLDALIKIKNEMDSTLTFRRSCREGICGSCAMNINGGNTLACTRRIDTDLSKVSKIYPLPHMYVIKDLVPDLSNFYAQYKSIEPYLKKKDESQEGKQQYLQSIEDREKLDGLYECILCACCSTSCPSYWWNGDKYLGPAVLMQAYRWMIDSRDDFTEERLAKLQDPFSLYRCHTIMNCTRTCPKGLNPGKAIAEIKKMMATYKEKRVSA; encoded by the exons ATGGCGGCGGTGGTTGGGGTCTCCTTGAGGCGCGGCTTTCCGGCTTCGGTCCTGGGCGGAGTGTGCCTGCAG accTGCCGAGGAGCACAAACAGCTGCCGCCACCACTCCCCGGATCAAAAAATTTGCCATCTACCGATGGGACCCAGATAAGGCTGGAGATAAACCCCGCATGCAGACTTATGAAATTGATCTGAATAA ATGTGGCCCAATGGTATTGGACGCTTTAATCAAGATTAAGAATGAAATGGATTCTACCCTGACCTTCCGAAGATCATGCCGAGAAG GTATCTGTGGCTCCTGTGCGATGAACATCAATGGGGGGAACACTCTAGCCTGCACCCGGAGGATCGACACCGACCTAAGCAAAGTCTCCAAGATCTACCCTCTCCCACATATGTATGTGATCAAGGATCTTGTTCCC gaCTTGAGCAACTTCTATGCACAATACAAATCCATCGAGCCCTACTTGAAAAAGAAGGACGAATCCCAGGAAGGCAAGCAGCAGTACCTACAGTCCATAGAGGATCGCGAGAAACTG GATGGGCTGTACGAGTGCATCCTCTGCGCCTGCTGCAGCACCAGCTGCCCCAGCTACTGGTGGAACGGAGACAAGTACCTGGGGCCTGCGGTTCTCATGCAG GCCTACCGCTGGATGATTGACTCCAGAGATGACTTCACAGAGGAGCGCCTGGCCAAGCTGCAggaccccttctctctctaccgCTGCCACACCATCATGAACTGCACACGGACCTGCCCCAAG